A window of the Brassica napus cultivar Da-Ae chromosome C5, Da-Ae, whole genome shotgun sequence genome harbors these coding sequences:
- the LOC125587764 gene encoding uncharacterized protein LOC125587764 isoform X2 — MEKAWVWLPRASLEYFEGATGFVTASARRLGDPTEILCPCTHCRNLSHQVLDKVTEHLVIRGMDKKYMRSSCWSLHGERRSDMNDSVPQSETEAYGLLRTAYFDSGEPDEPPSDDTGGEPVHGEPDEDSEFRKKLRDAETPLYLTCSKHTKVSAIMALYRIKVKSGMSEAYFDQLLSALHDMLPEGNVLPKSTDSIKKFLKIFGFGYEMIHACKNDCILYRKQYEELETCPRCSASRWEIDKHSNEEKKGIPAKVLRYFPIKDRFKRMFRSARMAEDLRWHANNATEDGIMRHPVDSLSWAQVNNKWPEFASEARNLRLGLSTDGMNPFSIQNTKYSTWPVLLVNYNLPPTLCMKAENVMLTMLIPGPTAPSNNIDVYLEPLVEDLQELWSEGIQVYDSFLKEKFTLKAMLLWTISDYPALGSLAGCKVKGKQACNVCGKDTPNRWLKFSRKYVYLGNRKRLSPGHHYRRRKGWFDNTVEKGTANRIQTGAEIFATLKNFRNDFGRSLAKKKKRKRNVVSEDEVAEDEENDETSDQWRWKKRSIFFDLPYWKDLPVRHNIDVMHVEKNLSDALLSTLMQSAKSKDGLKARQDLEDIGIRKNLHTQVRGKRFYLPPATYWLSKEEKKIFCQRLSAFRGPDGYCGLLPRGPRVAVTRVCNYFNRLCQRAIDAEKLITLENEFVETMCQLERFFPPSLFDIMFHLPLHLAREARLGGPVHFRWMYPFERYMKTLKAYVKNFARPEACMAEGYLAGECIAFCLEFLKNSVPVEEVLNRNEDIQSDGMVLEGRPLQKGTELILSEKDRDIAHRYVLMNMAIMDPYVEKHLQELQDNDVRLATNETLLWKHHTQQFAEWVKNKIPSNSKEHSTKLRWLAFGPRFTAHTNKGFVINGNRFHIQSVKRKTQNSGVTYEAFSMCRSSARDTRHTADMVTYYGVITEIILLDYHMFSVPLFKCNWANRGYGVKEEDGFTLVNLHVNQTPYLQDPYILPSQAKQVFYSREDEESPWYVVMRAPPRGYHELETEEDVVGAPLLAQEFDDTEQLSDDESFCVRDDCDGIIVAD; from the exons ATGGAAAAAGCATGGGTTTGGCTTCCAAG ggctAGCCTCGAATATTTCGAAGGAGCAACAGGCTTTGTTACTGCATCAGCGAGGAGGTTAGGAGATCCGACAGAAATATTATGTCCCTGTACTCACTGCAGAAACCTTTCCCATCAAGTTTTAGACAAAGTAACGGAGCATCTTGTGATTAGGGGTATGGATAAGAAGTATATGAGGAGTTCTTGTTGGAGTCTTCATGGTGAGAGAAGGTCTGATATGAATGATAGTGTCCCTCAATCAGAAACAGAGGCTTATGGTTTGCTAAGGACGGCTTATTTTGATAGTGGTGAACCTGATGAACCGCCTTCTGATGACACTGGAGGAGAGCCTGTACATGGTGAACCTGATGAAGACTCGGAGTTTAGGAAGAAGTTGAGAGATGCTGAAACTCCATTGTACTTGACATGTAGCAAGCACACCAAAGTTTCTGCGATCATGGCCCTTTACCGCATCAAAGTAAAGAGTGGAATGTCAGAGGCTTACTTTGATCAGCTACTGTCGGCATTACATGACATGCTACCAGAAGGTAATGTACTACCAAAGTCGACTGATTCGATTAAGAAGTTCTTGAAGATTTTTGGGTTTGGCTACGAAATGATTCATGCGTGCAAGAACGATTGTATTCTCTATAGGAAGCAATATGAGGAGTTGGAAACCTGCCCAAGATGTAGTGCTTCTAGATGGGAAATTGATAAGCACAGtaatgaagaaaagaaaggaattCCTGCAAAGGTCCTACGGTATTTTCCGATCAAAGACAGATTCAAGAGGATGTTTAGATCAGCAAGGATGGCTGAGGATTTGCGATGGCATGCCAACAATGCCACTGAAGATGGTATAATGCGACATCCTGTTGACTCGTTATCTTGGGCTCAAGTGAATAATAAGTGGCCAGAGTTTGCTAGTGAAGCAAGAAACCTTCGACTCGGCCTGTCAACAGATGGTATGAACCCTTTCTCTATCCAGAACACAAAGTATAGTACTTGGCCAGTGTTGTTAGTCAATTACAACTTGCCACCAACTCTGTGTATGAAGGCTGAGAACGTCATGTTGACTATGTTGATCCCTGGACCGACGGCTCCGAGCAACAACATTGATGTTTATCTAGAGCCACTGGTTGAAGACTTACAAGAATTGTGGAGTGAGGGGATTCAGGTATACGACTCATTCCTGAAAGAGAAGTTCACACTAAAAGCTATGTTGTTGTGGACTATAAGCGACTACCCGGCTCTAGGTAGTTTGGCAGGTTGTAAAGTTAAAGGGAAACAAGCATGCAATGTTTGTGGAAAGGATACACCAAATAGGTGGCTCAAGTTTAGTCGCAAGTATGTGTATTTGGGGAATAGGAAGCGACTAAGCCCTGGACATCACTACAGACGCAGGAAAGGATGGTTTGATAATACAGTGGAGAAGGGGACTGCAAACAGGATTCAAACCGGTGCAGAAATATTTGCAACACTAAAGAACTTCAGGAATGACTTTGGAAGATctttagcaaagaaaaaaaaaaggaagagaaatgTTGTCTCAGAAGATGAGGTGGCTGAAGACGAAGAAAATGATGAAACGAGTGATCAATGGAGGTGGAAGAAACGATCAATATTCTTCGATTTACCGTACTGGAAG GATTTGCCGGTGCGTCACAACATCGACGTCATGCACGTGGAAAAGAACTTGTCTGATGCATTATTATCAACGCTGATGCAGAGTGCTAAGTCAAAAGATGGCCTCAAAGCGAGACAGGACTTAGAAGATATTGGAATCCGGAAAAACTTGCACACACAGGTACGGGGAAAGAGATTCTACTTGCCTCCAGCAACTTATTGGCTCAGTAAGGAAGAGAAAAAGATATTTTGTCAAAGGTTGTCTGCGTTTAGAGGCCCTGACGGCTACTGCG GGTTGCTTCCAAGAGGACCAAGAGTGGCAGTAACTCGAGTATGTAACTACTTCAACAGATTGTGTCAGCGTGCTATTGACGCGGAGAAGCTGATAACTTTGGAAAATGAGTTTGTGGAGACAATGTGCCAACTCGAGCGGTTCTTTCCTCCATCGCTCTTCGATATCATGTTCCACCTTCCTTTACACCTAGCAAGAGAGGCACGTTTGGGAGGTCCTGTGCACTTTCGTTGGATGTATCCGTTTGAgag ATACATGAAAACACTCAAGGCATATGTAAAGAATTTTGCTAGGCCAGAAGCATGTATGGCTGAGGGGTACTTAGCTGGAGAATGCATAGCCTTTTGTTTAGAGTTCCTAAAGAATTCTGTACCCGTTGAAGAAGTACTTAACCGTAATGAAGATATTCAGTCTGATGGAATGGTTCTTGAAGGTCGACCACTGCAAAAGGGAACAGAGCTTATTCTTTCAGAGAAAGATAGAGACATAGCACATCGATATGTTTTGATGAATATGGCTATTATGGATCCCTATGTTGA GAAGCACTTACAAGAACTGCAAGATAATGATGTTCGATTAGCAACAAATGAAACTTTGTTATGGAAGCATCACACCCAACAATTTGCTGAATGGGTGAAGAATAAG ATACCTTCTAACTCAAAGGAGCATTCTACGAAGCTGAGGTGGTTGGCCTTTGGACCAAGGTTTACTGCTCATACCAATAAAGGTTTTGTCATTAACGGGAACCGATTTCACATACAATCCGTTAAGCGAAAGACTCAGAATAGTGGAGTCACTTACGAAGCTTTCAGCATGTGTAGATCTTCTGCAAGAGATACAAGACATACAGCCGATATGGTCACATATTATGGAGTGATAACAGAGATCATTCTTCTCGATTACCACATGTTCAGCGTTCCTTTATTCAAGTGTAATTGGGCGAACAGAGGCTACGGTGTTAAGGAAGAAGATGGTTTCACCCTTGTCAATCTTCATGTCAACCAAACGCCATATTTACAAGATCCATACATTCTACCATCACAAGCAAAACAGGTATTTTACTctagagaagatgaagaatcgCCTTGGTATGTTGTTATGAGAGCACCACCGAGAGGATATCATGAACTCGAGACAGAGGAAGACGTTGTCGGAGCACCATTACTCGCACAGGAATTTGATGATACAGAGCAATTGTCTGATGATGAAAGTTTTTGTGTTAGAGATGATTGTGATGGAATTATAGTTgctgattga
- the LOC125587764 gene encoding uncharacterized protein LOC125587764 isoform X1 produces MEKAWVWLPRASLEYFEGATGFVTASARRLGDPTEILCPCTHCRNLSHQVLDKVTEHLVIRGMDKKYMRSSCWSLHGERRSDMNDSVPQSETEAYGLLRTAYFDSGEPDEPPSDDTGGEPVHGEPDEDSEFRKKLRDAETPLYLTCSKHTKVSAIMALYRIKVKSGMSEAYFDQLLSALHDMLPEGNVLPKSTDSIKKFLKIFGFGYEMIHACKNDCILYRKQYEELETCPRCSASRWEIDKHSNEEKKGIPAKVLRYFPIKDRFKRMFRSARMAEDLRWHANNATEDGIMRHPVDSLSWAQVNNKWPEFASEARNLRLGLSTDGMNPFSIQNTKYSTWPVLLVNYNLPPTLCMKAENVMLTMLIPGPTAPSNNIDVYLEPLVEDLQELWSEGIQVYDSFLKEKFTLKAMLLWTISDYPALGSLAGCKVKGKQACNVCGKDTPNRWLKFSRKYVYLGNRKRLSPGHHYRRRKGWFDNTVEKGTANRIQTGAEIFATLKNFRNDFGRSLAKKKKRKRNVVSEDEVAEDEENDETSDQWRWKKRSIFFDLPYWKDLPVRHNIDVMHVEKNLSDALLSTLMQSAKSKDGLKARQDLEDIGIRKNLHTQVRGKRFYLPPATYWLSKEEKKIFCQRLSAFRGPDGYCGNIANVVSINPPMIGSLKSHDHHVLIQNLLPAALRGLLPRGPRVAVTRVCNYFNRLCQRAIDAEKLITLENEFVETMCQLERFFPPSLFDIMFHLPLHLAREARLGGPVHFRWMYPFERYMKTLKAYVKNFARPEACMAEGYLAGECIAFCLEFLKNSVPVEEVLNRNEDIQSDGMVLEGRPLQKGTELILSEKDRDIAHRYVLMNMAIMDPYVEKHLQELQDNDVRLATNETLLWKHHTQQFAEWVKNKIPSNSKEHSTKLRWLAFGPRFTAHTNKGFVINGNRFHIQSVKRKTQNSGVTYEAFSMCRSSARDTRHTADMVTYYGVITEIILLDYHMFSVPLFKCNWANRGYGVKEEDGFTLVNLHVNQTPYLQDPYILPSQAKQVFYSREDEESPWYVVMRAPPRGYHELETEEDVVGAPLLAQEFDDTEQLSDDESFCVRDDCDGIIVAD; encoded by the exons ATGGAAAAAGCATGGGTTTGGCTTCCAAG ggctAGCCTCGAATATTTCGAAGGAGCAACAGGCTTTGTTACTGCATCAGCGAGGAGGTTAGGAGATCCGACAGAAATATTATGTCCCTGTACTCACTGCAGAAACCTTTCCCATCAAGTTTTAGACAAAGTAACGGAGCATCTTGTGATTAGGGGTATGGATAAGAAGTATATGAGGAGTTCTTGTTGGAGTCTTCATGGTGAGAGAAGGTCTGATATGAATGATAGTGTCCCTCAATCAGAAACAGAGGCTTATGGTTTGCTAAGGACGGCTTATTTTGATAGTGGTGAACCTGATGAACCGCCTTCTGATGACACTGGAGGAGAGCCTGTACATGGTGAACCTGATGAAGACTCGGAGTTTAGGAAGAAGTTGAGAGATGCTGAAACTCCATTGTACTTGACATGTAGCAAGCACACCAAAGTTTCTGCGATCATGGCCCTTTACCGCATCAAAGTAAAGAGTGGAATGTCAGAGGCTTACTTTGATCAGCTACTGTCGGCATTACATGACATGCTACCAGAAGGTAATGTACTACCAAAGTCGACTGATTCGATTAAGAAGTTCTTGAAGATTTTTGGGTTTGGCTACGAAATGATTCATGCGTGCAAGAACGATTGTATTCTCTATAGGAAGCAATATGAGGAGTTGGAAACCTGCCCAAGATGTAGTGCTTCTAGATGGGAAATTGATAAGCACAGtaatgaagaaaagaaaggaattCCTGCAAAGGTCCTACGGTATTTTCCGATCAAAGACAGATTCAAGAGGATGTTTAGATCAGCAAGGATGGCTGAGGATTTGCGATGGCATGCCAACAATGCCACTGAAGATGGTATAATGCGACATCCTGTTGACTCGTTATCTTGGGCTCAAGTGAATAATAAGTGGCCAGAGTTTGCTAGTGAAGCAAGAAACCTTCGACTCGGCCTGTCAACAGATGGTATGAACCCTTTCTCTATCCAGAACACAAAGTATAGTACTTGGCCAGTGTTGTTAGTCAATTACAACTTGCCACCAACTCTGTGTATGAAGGCTGAGAACGTCATGTTGACTATGTTGATCCCTGGACCGACGGCTCCGAGCAACAACATTGATGTTTATCTAGAGCCACTGGTTGAAGACTTACAAGAATTGTGGAGTGAGGGGATTCAGGTATACGACTCATTCCTGAAAGAGAAGTTCACACTAAAAGCTATGTTGTTGTGGACTATAAGCGACTACCCGGCTCTAGGTAGTTTGGCAGGTTGTAAAGTTAAAGGGAAACAAGCATGCAATGTTTGTGGAAAGGATACACCAAATAGGTGGCTCAAGTTTAGTCGCAAGTATGTGTATTTGGGGAATAGGAAGCGACTAAGCCCTGGACATCACTACAGACGCAGGAAAGGATGGTTTGATAATACAGTGGAGAAGGGGACTGCAAACAGGATTCAAACCGGTGCAGAAATATTTGCAACACTAAAGAACTTCAGGAATGACTTTGGAAGATctttagcaaagaaaaaaaaaaggaagagaaatgTTGTCTCAGAAGATGAGGTGGCTGAAGACGAAGAAAATGATGAAACGAGTGATCAATGGAGGTGGAAGAAACGATCAATATTCTTCGATTTACCGTACTGGAAG GATTTGCCGGTGCGTCACAACATCGACGTCATGCACGTGGAAAAGAACTTGTCTGATGCATTATTATCAACGCTGATGCAGAGTGCTAAGTCAAAAGATGGCCTCAAAGCGAGACAGGACTTAGAAGATATTGGAATCCGGAAAAACTTGCACACACAGGTACGGGGAAAGAGATTCTACTTGCCTCCAGCAACTTATTGGCTCAGTAAGGAAGAGAAAAAGATATTTTGTCAAAGGTTGTCTGCGTTTAGAGGCCCTGACGGCTACTGCGGTAATATTGCAAATGTTGTTTCAATTAACCCTCCTATGATTGGAAGTCTTAAATCCCATGATCATCATGTACTAATCCAAAATCTGTTACCTGCTGCGTTACGAGGGTTGCTTCCAAGAGGACCAAGAGTGGCAGTAACTCGAGTATGTAACTACTTCAACAGATTGTGTCAGCGTGCTATTGACGCGGAGAAGCTGATAACTTTGGAAAATGAGTTTGTGGAGACAATGTGCCAACTCGAGCGGTTCTTTCCTCCATCGCTCTTCGATATCATGTTCCACCTTCCTTTACACCTAGCAAGAGAGGCACGTTTGGGAGGTCCTGTGCACTTTCGTTGGATGTATCCGTTTGAgag ATACATGAAAACACTCAAGGCATATGTAAAGAATTTTGCTAGGCCAGAAGCATGTATGGCTGAGGGGTACTTAGCTGGAGAATGCATAGCCTTTTGTTTAGAGTTCCTAAAGAATTCTGTACCCGTTGAAGAAGTACTTAACCGTAATGAAGATATTCAGTCTGATGGAATGGTTCTTGAAGGTCGACCACTGCAAAAGGGAACAGAGCTTATTCTTTCAGAGAAAGATAGAGACATAGCACATCGATATGTTTTGATGAATATGGCTATTATGGATCCCTATGTTGA GAAGCACTTACAAGAACTGCAAGATAATGATGTTCGATTAGCAACAAATGAAACTTTGTTATGGAAGCATCACACCCAACAATTTGCTGAATGGGTGAAGAATAAG ATACCTTCTAACTCAAAGGAGCATTCTACGAAGCTGAGGTGGTTGGCCTTTGGACCAAGGTTTACTGCTCATACCAATAAAGGTTTTGTCATTAACGGGAACCGATTTCACATACAATCCGTTAAGCGAAAGACTCAGAATAGTGGAGTCACTTACGAAGCTTTCAGCATGTGTAGATCTTCTGCAAGAGATACAAGACATACAGCCGATATGGTCACATATTATGGAGTGATAACAGAGATCATTCTTCTCGATTACCACATGTTCAGCGTTCCTTTATTCAAGTGTAATTGGGCGAACAGAGGCTACGGTGTTAAGGAAGAAGATGGTTTCACCCTTGTCAATCTTCATGTCAACCAAACGCCATATTTACAAGATCCATACATTCTACCATCACAAGCAAAACAGGTATTTTACTctagagaagatgaagaatcgCCTTGGTATGTTGTTATGAGAGCACCACCGAGAGGATATCATGAACTCGAGACAGAGGAAGACGTTGTCGGAGCACCATTACTCGCACAGGAATTTGATGATACAGAGCAATTGTCTGATGATGAAAGTTTTTGTGTTAGAGATGATTGTGATGGAATTATAGTTgctgattga
- the LOC125587765 gene encoding uncharacterized protein LOC125587765, whose translation MGPKTRGGMVRRSRRSQGLEAETEFIEITRKSTKMRKLNKGKEVAIEEENIEIRQESADEVPTKVSEDVNEADGDGDGDDPHVEIEVENVIAEEQSQSENGVTEEPSQPREADMEAENGVTQEPSQPREADMEPENGFTQEPSQSREADMEPENGVTQEPSQPREADIETENGISGAEASPSDGKQKKKRGPTKMRKVAKDHQEKVSVSFTELGEHVGPGSVTLSSFLGPLVREHVTVLLDDWRNLDKQTKDTLWEEIQARFDLKEEWQKDSVFKQMGCLWRSGKSRLVSQLRNAKSSTERAALKPSNIRSVQVWSAWVKSRTSSVFKAKSEKYRALRRAQIPHTTSRRGMNRLACEMKKKSEDPKKISRSKVWIAGHTHSDGRPVRPEFAETIEKIISLDSQMDSTSSVNIKEDAVSQVLGVDKPGRVRGLGRGITATKLAFLSARDSKLADLESEIKDLKILVRDLAGNKKNNDDCVSPSEASYVYKEGTRVQLLDWCESKDVVVAEGEFCSAEGTYKIGRIPIGPNAAAVVVKSVSNPKASVWRPTTDVRNLQEAAGCKIPWPIDKLILDSASNNHPVSSDVLRSKNTTVDDLERCKIYDWVKGVEVIAEGFMGSTDPYEMVNNVPLGPNAVVMRVAKVINGKAFLWRP comes from the exons ATGGGGCCGAAGACACGAGGAGGAATGGTTAGAAGAAGCAGACGTTCCCAAGGTCTGGAAGCAGAAACAGAGTTCATTGAGATAACCAGAAAGAGTACGAAAATGCGTAAGTTAAATAAGGGAAAAGAAGTTGCtattgaagaagaaaacattgAGATAAGGCAAGAAAGTGCTGACGAAGTCCCGACAAAGGTTTCTGAAGATGTTAATGAGGcggatggtgatggtgatggtgatgatcCACATGTGGAAATTGAAGTTGAGAATGTCATTGCTGAAGAACAGTCTCAGTCTGAGAATGGAGTTACTGAAGAACCTTCTCAGCCGAGAGAAGCTGACATGGAAGCTGAAAATGGAGTTACTCAAGAACCTTCTCAGCCGAGAGAAGCTGACATGGAACCTGAGAATGGATTTACTCAAGAACCTTCTCAGTCGAGAGAAGCTGACATGGAACCTGAGAATGGAGTTACTCAAGAACCTTCTCAGCCGAGAGAAGCTGACATTGAAACTGAGAATGGCATTTCAGGAGCAGAAGCATCGCCATCTGAtggaaaacaaaagaagaaaagaggacCCACAAAGATGCGTAAAGTGGCCAAGGATCATCAAGAGAAGGTTTCTGTGTCATTCACTGAGCTTGGCGAACATGTAGGTCCTGGATCAGTGACACTTTCATCGTTCCTTGGACCCCTTGTACGCGAACATGTGACTGTACTTCTtgatgattggaggaatcttgATAAGCAGACAAAGGACACATTATGGGAGGAAATTCAG GCGAGGTTTGATTTGAAAGAAGAGTGGCAAAAAGATTCAGTCTTCAAACAGATGGGCTGTTTGTGGAGATCTGGAAAGTCAAGGCTTGTATCACAACTGCGAAATGCAAAAAGCTCCACAGAGAGAGCAGCACTGAAACCAAGCAACATTCGATCTGTTCAGGTTTGGAGCGCTTGGGTTAAGAGTAGGACTTCGTCTGTGTTCAAG GCAAAGAGTGAAAAGTACAGAGCACTAAGGAGAGCTCAGATTCCTCACACCACTAGTCGTAGAGGAATGAATCGTCTAGCTTGTGAAATG aaaaaaaagagtgaagaccCTAAGAAGATTAGCCGGAGCAAGGTCTGGATAGCAGGACACACTCACTCTGATGGTAGACCTGTTAGACCTGAGTTTGCTGAAACCATT gaaaaaataatttcactTGATAGTCAAATGGACTCCACATCCAGTGTTAATATAAAAGAAGATGCTGTTAGTCAAGTGTTGGGAGTAGACAAACCTGGACGAGTCAGAGGGTTGGGAAGAGGGATTACTGCTACGAAACTAGCATTCTTGTCAGCTAGAGACTCCAAACTTGCCGACTTGGAaagcgagattaaagacttgaAGATTCTGGTCCGTGACTTAGCTGGAAATAAG aAAAACAATGATGATTGTGTTTCTCCATCTGAGGCTAGTTATGTATACAAAGAAGGAACTAGAGTTCAACTACTTGATTGGTGTGAGTCAAAAGATGTTGTTGTCGCTGAAGGAGAATTCTGCTCTGCTGAAGGTACATACAAGATTGGTCGTATTCCGATTGGTCCTAACGCCGCGGCGGTTGTTGTAAAGTCGGTATCAAACCCGAAGGCATCTGTTTGGAGGCCAACTACGGATGTGCGTAATCTTCAGGAAGCAGCGGGATGCAAAATTCCATGGCCAATTGATAAACTGATACTAGATAGTGCATCGAACAACCATCCAGTTTCCTCGGATGTGTTAAGATCAAAG AATACTACCGTAGATGATCTTGAAAGGTGCAAGATCTACGATTGGGTTAAGGGCGTCGAGGTAATCGCTGAAGGTTTTATGGGTTCGACTGACCCATATGAGATGGTGAACAATGTTCCTTTGGGTCCGAATGCTGTAGTTATGAGAGTTGCTAAGGTGATTAATGGGAAAGCTTTTCTATGGAGGCCTTGA